From the genome of Salmo salar chromosome ssa29, Ssal_v3.1, whole genome shotgun sequence:
TGTCTCCAGGGCTTCCAGCTCACCCACTCCCTGGGTGGGGGCACGGGCTCAGGAATGGGCACCCTGCTCATCAGCAAGATCCGTGAGGAGTACCCTGACCGCATCATGAACACGTTCAGCGTCATGCCCTCACCCAAGGTGTCTGATACGGTGGTCGAACCGTACAACGCCACGCTCTCTGTGCACCAGCTGGTGGAGAACACGGATGAGACATACTGCATTGACAACGAGGCGCTCTACGACATCTGCTTCCGTACCCTGAAACTGACCACGCCCACTTACGGAGACCTCAACCACCTGGTGTCGGCCACCATGAGCGGTGTGACCACCTCACTGCGCTTCCCTGGCCAGCTCAACGCCGACCTTCGCAAACTGGCCGTCAACATGGTGCCCTTTCCCCGCCTACATTTCTTCATGCCTGGCTTTGCACCACTAACCGCCCGGGGGAGCCAGCAGTATCGCGCCCTGACAGTGCCCGAACTCACCCAGCAAATGTTTGACGCCCGCAACATGATGGCGGCGTGCGACCCGCGCCATGGCCGCTACCTCACCGTGGCCACTGTTTTCCGAGGGCCCATGTCCATGAAAGAGGTGGACGAGCAGATGCTGGCCATCCAGAACAAGAACAGCAGCTACTTCGTGGAGTGGATCCCCAACAACGTCAAGGTGGCCGTGTGTGACATTGCGCCCCGCGGCCTTAAGATGGCCTCCACATTCATCGGCAACAGCACGGCCATCCAGGAGCTGTTCAAGCGCTTCTCGGAGCAGTTCTCGGCCATGTTCCGCCGCAAGGCCTTCTTGCACTGGTTCACAGGGGAGGGCATGGACGAGATGGAGTTCACAGAGGCCGAGAGCAACATGAACGACCTGGTGTCTGAGTACCAGCAGTACCAGGAGGCCACGGCTAATGACGGGGAAGAGACATTCGATGACGAGGAAGAAGAACTCAATGAGTAAGGATAATGTTGCCtgtttgtaaaaaatatatatatatatatttttttttaacatgttTTGATGTGTACTGTTTTATGCCCAGAGGTCTCGGAAGCTGTGGAAATAAAACCTTTTTAAAGGCTTTGAATGTGTTGTATGTTAAGTTTTTGTCTAGTGCAGTTATCCATTGTGTGATATGTTGTGTATGGGGTCGTTCCATTTGATTTTTATCACTTTTTGACTGCACCCCTTCTGATTTGAACAAAACTTTCTATACCTATTTGACACTGGTGGAAGTGGTCAGAAAGGAACTTTTTAGACTGGAATGCCAAAACATTTAGGGAATAGAGGTGCTCAAAATGTTGCATACCTCACCCTACCAAAAGACATCCATTCCTTCTTCTGGAAAAGATAAAAGGTTGAGTCTCATACCGTTTAAAAGCTTCTGAGAAAGGTTTTCTAACAACTTAATCGTTTATTTTAACGTAAATTATCAACCTCAAAAGATGTCACtaatgttgtagcttagaccctattttacatcaTCAGAGGGTTTTCATGTtgggtgtcatgttttggctgataaatgtactaaaatgggaATAACATTTCAACTTTAAAATGGTAGCACAAAGATTATTGGAGGTCACCACATCAGAAAAtgttgttttaaactatagtgttAATCTTCAATAGGAAACCTATTGTAATCAAAGAAATACAGTTAATAGAATATACATTCCCATTTAAGTTGACATTCAACTGTGGGTTGACCGGCGGTCACCTTTGTGGTTAATCTATCTTTGAAATTaatatttcaattcaatttaaattatgtaccagctaaattgcagtgATCTGAAGGGATATGTCCATTCTATGAATGctatttctatgattgaaatgacCCACTCAGTCTTCAAGAGTATACTGTGTCTTTTACACATTTTTAGATAATTGACGTTAAAgatgaaaaataaataataatataaccctgtttgtaagcttttaaatgatatcaaactTAACCGTTTAACtgttccagtgatgaagacatggatgtctgatggtaaataaataaataaaatcttatttacaatgacggcctaccccggccaaacccagaagacgctgggccaattgtacgctgctgtacgggactcccaatcacggccggatgtgatacagcctggattcgaacaagggactgtaatgacgcctcttgcactgagatgcagtgcctagcccgctgcgacactcgggagggtggggtatgcaaaacaggtcaactttgagcacatATATCTCCTAATTGTTTTTGCATTCAGGTCCTGAAAGTcactttctgaacacttctaccatGGGCAAATATGTATAGAAAGTTTAgttcaaaaagtgattgaaatcaaatggaacaACCGTATATTCAAATCTGTATGTACGTTTCTCAATTCATGTTGGTCAGTTGTGGGCATGATATGTTAGATGGTTGATGTGTATTGATTAGTACATTGGGAGACTGATTTGCTAAGCTTCTGCTCTAGTCTAGTGCAATGCAAAtgaaagacaaagacaaaacatgaAACTGTCTTAACTTTTCCTTATTCATCTCTTATTCTTTATTTTACCTTCAATTTTTTGTGTTTTATACACTTTAGAATACCTTTAGAATATAACTTGTTCCATTGGAAGTGTCAAGCCTTAAGGGACTTCCTGGATGAATAAAGAACAACACTAGTGTAAATGCTTAGTAGATATAGCTCCAGACTGTGATAATGGACAATACAGAAAAGTACACTGCCAATAGCTTGCTAATCATTCTCCCTCTATTGTGGTTAGAACTTGATTTCCTAGCAGTTCTATTTGGGGGACAAAGAAAGGGAACCAGTCATTGTAAACCCCAAGTGCTTTGTTCATATCCGCCTCAGTCATGTACCACAGCAGACAGGCTTCAACGTTCCTATGGTGGGGGCAAATCCCCCCTCCTAACCCTAGTTACTCACAACAGCTGCTGAGCAAGGCTTTCTCTATTTAGAACTGTGGAGCTAACAATAGGGGACCTCCAGTCTGCACCAAACTATTTAGAGCTATTCATGGCCTCAATGAGTCTTCTGCCATACACGTACTAGCGTAGTGCTAAAGTTGGAAGCATTGAAGTGAGAAACAGATACCAAGTATGTGTGAAAAGGTTTATACCTTTAAAGACAAATTCACTAAATGTCCCAATAAAAGCACCTTGCATGCTGTGTGCTTTAGGAAAATGAAGCAAACAGGAAGTGAGTCTTTCCCCGTGATATGAACAAGATGAAGCATGATCACCATCTGATTTTGAAAGGTCTCTCACTATATCAGCCCAATAGTGGATACTTGGCCCTAACAACATTTACAGGTCTGTAAGGTGGAAGCTCCCCCACACTGCTTACACCTACTGTATACAGATCCTTCAGATCTGTTAACATCTTAGTGTTAGGGCCATGGAGAATGGGCAGGAAGTGAATTGGTATTGGCTGTACGTTGACTTGATGTGGTGGTTGGAAGGGCTTGGCGTGGTATGCACAGCTGGTGTCACAGACGCTCTTGGCCCGGCCAGTTAGCTGGGAAGTCAGCTGCAGAAGTGCTTCATGCCACTCAAGTTACATTGGCGCTGACCCTGAGAACAactccagggtgtgtgtgtgtgtgtgtgtgtgtgtgtgtgtgtgtgtgtgtgtgtgtgtgtgtgtgtgtgtgtgtgtgtgtgtgtgtgtgtgtgtgcgcctgaaTTATTTTATGTATTACATTATTATTACATTAGTATGAGCAGGCAGTTTATTACACTTTGATCTTGATACATGTTAACTGTATCCTGTATCCAACAGGGAATGGAACCTTGAAG
Proteins encoded in this window:
- the tubb6 gene encoding tubulin, beta 6 class V, whose amino-acid sequence is MREIVHIQAGQCGNQIGTKFWEVISDEHGIDPAGNYVGDSSLQIDRINVYYNEASPHKYVPRAVLVDLEPGTMDSVRSGSFGQLFRPDNFIFGQTGAGNNWAKGHYTEGAELVDSVLDVVRKECEHCDCLQGFQLTHSLGGGTGSGMGTLLISKIREEYPDRIMNTFSVMPSPKVSDTVVEPYNATLSVHQLVENTDETYCIDNEALYDICFRTLKLTTPTYGDLNHLVSATMSGVTTSLRFPGQLNADLRKLAVNMVPFPRLHFFMPGFAPLTARGSQQYRALTVPELTQQMFDARNMMAACDPRHGRYLTVATVFRGPMSMKEVDEQMLAIQNKNSSYFVEWIPNNVKVAVCDIAPRGLKMASTFIGNSTAIQELFKRFSEQFSAMFRRKAFLHWFTGEGMDEMEFTEAESNMNDLVSEYQQYQEATANDGEETFDDEEEELNEEWNLEAPIFEDNVISLS